Proteins encoded by one window of Primulina huaijiensis isolate GDHJ02 chromosome 1, ASM1229523v2, whole genome shotgun sequence:
- the LOC140986333 gene encoding large ribosomal subunit protein uL23-like, producing the protein MAPAKADAAKKPDPKAQALKTSKAVKSGSTTFKKKSKKIRTKVTFHRPRTLKQDRNPKYPRISAPPRNKLDHYQILKYPLTTESAMKKIEDNNTLVFIVDIRADKKKIKDAVKKMYDIQTKKVNTLIRPDGTKKAYVRLTPDYDALDVANKIGII; encoded by the exons ATGGCTCCCGCTAAAG CTGATGCTGCGAAAAAGCCAGACCCAAAGGCTCAAGCCTTGAAAACTTCAAAAGCTGTGAAATCAGGTTCAACAACCTTTAAGAAGAAGTCCAAAAAGATACGCACAAAAGTTACATTTCATCGACCAAGGACATTGAAGCAGGACAGAAATCCCAAATATCCACGTATTAGTGCCCCTCCCCGCAACAAGCTTGACCATTACCAGATTCTGAAATATCCACTCACCACTGAGTCTGCAATGAAGAAAATCGAAGATAACAACACTCTTGTATTCATTGTTGACATTCGTGCTGACAAGAAAAAGATCAAGGATGCAGTCAAGAAAATGTACGACATTCAGACCAAGAAAGTCAACACTCTTATCAG GCCGGACGGAACCAAGAAGGCATATGTTAGATTGACTCCGGACTACGATGCTTTGGACGTCGCCAACAAAATTGGGATTATCTAA
- the LOC140986353 gene encoding diaminopimelate epimerase, chloroplastic-like has protein sequence MAIAAASTLPFAAANRSPLSYSSHLSFNFLRLSSSIQKPNILNSNTISSAPNKHNFRVISAMSVEIPEKNSPTSFLDHKESGILHFVKYHGLGNDFILVDNRDTVEPKITPEQAAKLCDRNFGVGADGVIFVMPGINGTDYTMRIFNSDGSEPEMCGNGVRCFARYIAELENLHGKQSFTVHTGAGLIVPEIQEDGKVTVDMGEPILKGSQVPTKLPPNKNQSVVKAKLDVDGVSWNVTCVSMGNPHCVTFGTEAIKDLQVDELNLAQVGPKFEHNEMFPARTNTEFVQVFSPSHLKMRVWERGAGATLACGTGACAVVVAAVLEGRAGRSCRVDLPGGPLDIEWREDDNHVYMTGPAEVVFYGSAPL, from the exons ATGGCTATCGCCGCCGCCTCAACGCTGCCGTTTGCCGCCGCCAACCGCAGCCCGCTCTCGTACTCCTCTCACCTTTCTTTCAACTTCTTGCGGTTGTCGTCGTCGATTCAGAAACCTAACATTCTGAATTCAAACACCATTTCCTCTGCCCCAAACAAACATAATTTCCGCGTTATCTCTGCTATGAGCGTTGAGATCCCCGAGAAGAACTCTCCTACGTCGTTTCTTGATCATAAAGAAAGCGGAATCCTTCATTTCGTCAAGTATCATGGACTCGGCAATGATTTCATATTG GTAGATAATCGGGATACAGTAGAGCCCAAAATTACTCCTGAGCAAGCAGCGAAATTGTGTGACAGAAACTTTGGCGTCGGAGCTGACGGGGTGATATTTGTAATGCCCGGTATTAATGGAACTGATTATACCATGAGGATCTTTAATTCTGACGGTAGTGAACCAGAG ATGTGTGGTAATGGAGTTCGATGTTTTGCCAGATATATAGCAGAGCTTGAAAATCTACATGGGAAGCAGAG CTTCACTGTGCATACTGGTGCTGGCTTAATCGTTCCCGAAATTCAAGAAGATGGAAAG gtcACAGTTGATATGGGTGAGCCGATTCTGAAGGGATCACAAGTTCCTACCAAATTACCTCCAAATAAAAATCAGTCTGTTGTTAAAGCAAAATTAGATGTAGATGGGGTAAGCTGGAATGTTACTTGTGTTAGCATGGGAAATCCTCATTGTGTCACTTTCGGTACAGAAGCGATCAAG GATTTACAAGTCGATGAACTCAATTTAGCACAAGTCGGCCCCAAATTTGAACATAACGAAATGTTCCCTGCCCGAACAAACACAG AATTTGTTCAAGTCTTCTCACCAAGTCACCTTAAAATGCGAGTTTGGGAACGTGGAGCAG GTGCAACTCTGGCCTGTGGGACCGGAGCTTGTGCTGTAGTTGTTGCTGCAGTTCTCGAGGGTCGTGCTGGGAGA AGTTGTCGAGTTGATTTGCCTGGAGGACCATTGGATATTGAGTGGAGAGAAGATGACAACCACGTCTACATGACCGGGCCAGCCGAAGTAGTCTTTTATGGATCAGCTCCCTTATAA
- the LOC140986364 gene encoding uncharacterized protein: MPSALTAAEAAEVTVTVADTAAKAPRRFPPPCWTQDETLVLIDAYRERWYALRRGYLRTADWDAVAETVANRCPDASPAKTSAQCRHKMEKLRQRYRAEKQRSVTYPYRAGRFFSSWFFFDYMEAMENGTTPPAESQKSGNSGDGIDPNPYPDHNSLKSKLQYKNTNDSSPDFGFYSGVKQNKFNPDTKLSNYYPSYQEEEDMPPDENPVNSRSRKLMNGIPKNFPKNVDFGNGFHQEMLPPGLRGKRVEKIPTGEYWGNSFVAPSYRAAATDGLKLRRDAVEKMAESISFLGEEYMKMERAKMELAREMEGIRREMEMKRNEMILESQKKIVDAFVKGLFEMKRIKKTKYGDAEEKSH; this comes from the coding sequence ATGCCATCCGCCTTGACCGCCGCCGAAGCTGCCGAAGTAACGGTCACGGTAGCTGACACGGCCGCGAAGGCTCCCCGGAGATTCCCACCTCCATGCTGGACCCAAGACGAAACCTTGGTTCTCATCGATGCCTACCGCGAGAGATGGTACGCCCTCCGCCGAGGGTACCTCCGCACGGCGGACTGGGATGCAGTGGCGGAAACCGTGGCCAACCGCTGCCCGGATGCCTCCCCGGCAAAGACCTCCGCGCAGTGCCGCCACAAGATGGAGAAGCTCCGCCAGCGCTACCGTGCAGAGAAACAACGCTCTGTCACCTACCCTTACCGGGCCGGACGCttcttttcttcttggtttttctTCGATTACATGGAGGCTATGGAGAACGGAACCACCCCTCCGGCTGAGTCTCAGAAATCGGGGAATTCGGGTGATGGGATTGACCCTAATCCTTATCCCGATCATAATTCCTTGAAGTCGAAGCTTCAATACAAGAATACCAACGATTCGAGTCCCGATTTTGGATTTTACAGTGGTGTCAAACAGAATAAATTCAATCCAGACACCAAGCTTTCAAATTATTATCCTTCATACCAGGAAGAAGAGGACATGCCTCCGGATGAAAATCCAGTAAATTCCCGATCAAGAAAGCTAATGAATGGAATCCCAAAAAATTTCCCCAAAAACGTAGATTTCGGCAACGGGTTTCATCAAGAAATGCTTCCACCAGGATTAAGAGGCAAAAGAGTTGAGAAAATTCCGACCGGAGAATATTGGGGCAATAGCTTTGTTGCTCCAAGTTACAGAGCCGCGGCCACGGACGGTTTAAAGCTGAGAAGAGATGCGGTGGAGAAGATGGCGGAATCTATTAGTTTCTTAGGGGAAGAGTACATGAAAATGGAACGGGCAAAGATGGAGCTGGCAAGGGAAATGGAGGGGATTAGAAGGGAAATGGAGATGAAGAGGAATGAAATGATACTGGAATCACAGAAAAAGATAGTGGATGCATTTGTTAAAGGATTGTTTGAGATGAAAAGGATCAAGAAAACCAAGTATGGTGATGCAGAAGAGAAATCTCATTGA